A single Carnobacterium alterfunditum DSM 5972 DNA region contains:
- a CDS encoding branched-chain amino acid ABC transporter permease — protein MEAFLQQLINGLSLGSIYALIALGYTMVYGIIKLINFAHGDIYMVGAFVGYTAINSLKLSFLPAMILSMVFCAVLGVAIERIAYKPLRNATRVAALITAIGMSYLLQNGMIYLVGSETRAFPQVIENNIYEFAGLQVSQTQILIFGTTIILMLALQLIVQKTKMGKAMRAVSTDADAARLMGINVDNVISFTFALGSSLAGAAGVLVGLYYNSIEPMMGYAPGLKAFIAAVLGGIGIIPGAMFGGFTIGIIETLVSGYGGSMIKDAVVYLILIIILIFKPSGLLGKNVKEKV, from the coding sequence ATGGAAGCATTTTTACAACAACTGATCAACGGACTCTCTTTAGGAAGTATCTATGCCTTGATAGCATTAGGATATACCATGGTATATGGCATTATTAAATTGATTAACTTTGCTCATGGCGATATTTATATGGTGGGGGCATTTGTTGGTTACACAGCTATCAACTCTCTTAAGCTAAGCTTCTTGCCGGCAATGATCCTATCCATGGTTTTCTGTGCTGTTTTGGGAGTTGCTATTGAACGAATTGCTTACAAGCCACTGCGCAATGCTACTCGTGTTGCCGCTTTGATCACAGCTATCGGAATGTCTTATTTATTGCAAAATGGCATGATCTACTTGGTAGGTTCAGAAACGAGAGCCTTTCCACAAGTGATTGAGAATAACATTTATGAATTTGCTGGATTACAAGTCAGTCAAACTCAAATTTTGATTTTTGGCACAACGATTATTTTGATGTTAGCTTTACAACTTATTGTTCAAAAAACGAAAATGGGAAAAGCTATGCGAGCTGTTAGTACAGATGCAGACGCCGCTCGCTTGATGGGGATCAATGTCGATAACGTGATTTCATTTACCTTTGCACTTGGCTCCTCATTAGCAGGCGCAGCAGGAGTTTTAGTCGGATTGTATTACAACTCGATTGAACCTATGATGGGATACGCCCCGGGATTGAAAGCCTTCATTGCGGCTGTATTAGGCGGAATTGGGATCATCCCAGGAGCTATGTTTGGTGGGTTTACAATCGGAATCATTGAAACATTGGTCAGTGGATATGGCGGATCAATGATCAAAGATGCGGTCGTTTACTTGATTTTGATCATTATTCTTATCTTTAAACCATCAGGCTTGCTTGGTAAAAATGTAAAAGAGAAAGTGTAG
- a CDS encoding ABC transporter substrate-binding protein: MKKRLVMGIAALSLAATACGTGNGSNEDEIKIGSMFEKTGEVSAYGTAEANAVNLAFKEINEDGGILDKKIDLIEYDTKSDNTEAASIATKLATQDEVPVIVGPATTGAVKASTPAVTRAGVTLVTPSGTDDSLTLDESGKVQPNIFRTSFQDSFQGIALAEFAANELGAEKAVIIGDSSSDYALGLTDAFEGTFEGEIIAEENFTADDTDFSAILTRIKDLDFDFIFLPGYYNQAGLIIKQAREMGITQPILGADGFGNQALLELAGVDNVDDVYYSAHYSPNSEDAQVQEFIAAYKAEYDVEPDMFAALAYDTAYLVAQAIEEAGEATPEAITAALEEITEFDGVTGTFSFDENHNPVKSTLVIELQDGVEAGNTEVTP, from the coding sequence ATGAAAAAAAGATTGGTAATGGGAATAGCAGCTCTATCGTTAGCAGCTACGGCATGTGGCACTGGAAACGGGAGTAATGAAGATGAAATCAAAATAGGATCGATGTTTGAAAAAACTGGAGAAGTCTCAGCATACGGAACGGCTGAAGCAAATGCAGTGAATTTAGCCTTTAAAGAAATCAATGAGGATGGCGGAATTCTGGACAAAAAAATTGATTTAATCGAATACGATACAAAATCAGACAATACTGAAGCGGCTAGTATCGCAACGAAATTAGCGACTCAAGATGAAGTACCCGTTATTGTAGGACCAGCAACAACAGGAGCGGTCAAAGCTTCTACGCCAGCTGTTACAAGAGCAGGCGTTACATTAGTTACTCCTTCTGGCACAGATGATAGTTTGACACTTGATGAAAGTGGCAAGGTTCAACCAAATATTTTCCGCACATCATTCCAAGATTCGTTTCAAGGAATCGCATTAGCCGAATTTGCTGCTAATGAATTAGGTGCTGAAAAAGCCGTGATAATTGGCGATAGTTCAAGTGATTACGCACTAGGCTTAACAGATGCATTTGAAGGAACGTTTGAGGGAGAGATCATAGCAGAGGAGAACTTCACTGCTGATGATACTGATTTCAGCGCTATCTTAACTCGTATAAAAGATCTTGATTTTGATTTTATTTTCTTGCCAGGCTACTACAACCAAGCAGGATTGATCATCAAACAAGCGCGTGAAATGGGGATCACCCAACCTATATTGGGTGCTGATGGTTTTGGAAACCAAGCATTACTTGAATTGGCTGGAGTAGATAATGTGGATGATGTTTATTACTCAGCTCATTACTCACCAAATAGTGAGGATGCCCAAGTGCAAGAATTTATTGCAGCTTATAAAGCCGAATATGATGTGGAACCAGATATGTTTGCAGCTCTTGCATATGATACAGCTTACCTTGTAGCTCAAGCAATCGAAGAAGCTGGTGAAGCAACACCAGAAGCGATAACAGCAGCACTTGAAGAAATCACTGAATTTGATGGCGTAACAGGGACATTCTCATTTGATGAAAATCATAATCCCGTAAAATCAACTTTAGTTATTGAATTGCAAGATGGTGTTGAGGCCGGTAATACAGAAGTTACTCCTTAA
- a CDS encoding aromatic acid exporter family protein produces the protein MTVSLRAIKIALATTIAILIAQAFQLEYSVSAGVVAILSVLDTKKSSVIIALQRVGSTILALGVATILFQLVGFNTIVFGIYLLIYIPLAYKLNLEVGIAPCSVLVSHLLLEQSTSITWLANEMSLMVIGVGMAILFNLYMPSKENQLMQLRDEIEEKMKHVLMNFAVVLETGYPNDQVEIFIKELSVNLKTAEKMAYLEFNNQLLSQNDDYMIQYIDMRQQQAKILAEMSIDISVCSLPTKQNNTLARLFQQTANQLHESNPAIDLMKDLESMLTDFRNSDLPKTRSEFENRAALFVLLNDFSRFIQIKKDFYEQQEMGETTI, from the coding sequence ATGACCGTTTCTTTACGAGCAATAAAAATAGCTTTAGCAACAACCATTGCAATCTTGATAGCCCAAGCATTTCAATTGGAATACAGTGTATCAGCAGGAGTTGTGGCTATCCTAAGTGTACTAGATACCAAAAAGTCATCCGTTATAATCGCTTTACAACGAGTAGGGTCAACGATTTTAGCTTTGGGTGTGGCAACGATCCTGTTTCAACTAGTTGGATTTAATACGATCGTATTTGGAATTTATCTTCTGATCTATATTCCTTTAGCGTATAAATTAAATTTAGAGGTGGGAATAGCACCATGTTCTGTGCTTGTTTCTCATTTATTATTAGAACAAAGTACTTCAATCACTTGGCTTGCAAATGAAATGTCATTGATGGTGATAGGTGTAGGAATGGCTATTTTATTTAATTTATATATGCCTTCAAAAGAGAATCAATTAATGCAACTAAGAGATGAGATTGAAGAAAAAATGAAACACGTTCTAATGAACTTTGCTGTTGTATTGGAAACAGGTTATCCAAATGATCAAGTAGAAATTTTTATAAAAGAGCTTTCTGTAAACTTGAAAACCGCAGAAAAGATGGCTTATTTAGAATTTAATAATCAATTACTAAGCCAAAATGATGATTATATGATTCAATATATTGATATGCGGCAACAGCAGGCAAAAATACTGGCAGAAATGTCGATCGATATAAGTGTATGTTCATTGCCAACAAAGCAAAATAATACATTAGCACGACTATTTCAGCAAACGGCAAATCAATTGCACGAAAGCAACCCCGCAATAGACTTGATGAAAGATCTTGAGTCCATGTTAACTGACTTCAGAAATAGCGATCTGCCTAAAACACGAAGTGAGTTTGAAAATCGTGCGGCATTATTTGTGCTTTTAAATGATTTTTCGCGGTTCATTCAAATAAAAAAAGATTTCTATGAACAGCAAGAAATGGGTGAAACAACAATATAG
- a CDS encoding RNA-guided endonuclease InsQ/TnpB family protein produces MLTAYKTEIQPTLNQQQKIDQTIGVARWVSNEYIAKNQEQYKKDQSFISGRTFSKWLNNEFIPNNPDYAWIKEVSSKSTKQAIMNTEKAFKSFFKGLSSYPKFKKKAQQKTKLYFVKNDAKHVIQSERHRIKVPTLGWVKLKEKGYIPTHDDQHMIKSGTISKQADRYYVSVLVEQSISTASLKQTPSAGIGVDLGLKDFAVFSDGMIYKNNNKSVRIKKLERKLKREQRVLSRKYEAEKTRITQKQLKKGESTRKNVCKQLLKVQKLHQTLADIRQDYQNKIVASLVRTKPAYITIEDLNIRGMMKNRHLSKAISKQGFYTFRTKLQTKATQHQIELRLVSRWYPSSKTCHTCKAIKKDLKLNDRVFLCPCGYSADRDLNAAYNLRDASIYEVIA; encoded by the coding sequence ATGTTAACCGCGTACAAAACGGAGATCCAACCGACACTGAACCAACAACAAAAGATTGACCAAACCATTGGTGTAGCTCGATGGGTCTCAAACGAATACATCGCTAAAAATCAAGAACAATATAAAAAAGATCAATCGTTTATTTCAGGTAGGACTTTCTCAAAATGGTTGAACAATGAGTTTATTCCAAACAATCCAGATTATGCTTGGATCAAAGAAGTATCGTCTAAATCAACCAAACAAGCCATCATGAATACGGAAAAAGCCTTTAAATCTTTTTTCAAAGGCTTATCAAGTTACCCAAAATTTAAGAAAAAAGCCCAACAAAAAACCAAACTGTATTTTGTTAAGAATGACGCTAAGCACGTCATTCAATCAGAACGTCATCGAATCAAAGTACCGACGTTAGGTTGGGTGAAACTCAAAGAAAAAGGGTATATTCCAACGCACGATGACCAACACATGATTAAAAGCGGTACAATCAGTAAACAAGCGGATCGCTATTATGTTTCGGTTTTAGTTGAACAATCCATCTCAACAGCGTCACTAAAACAAACACCGTCTGCTGGGATTGGGGTTGATCTAGGCTTAAAAGACTTTGCTGTCTTTTCAGACGGTATGATTTATAAGAACAACAATAAATCAGTACGGATCAAAAAACTTGAGCGGAAACTTAAGCGTGAACAACGTGTGCTATCGAGGAAATACGAAGCAGAAAAAACACGTATCACCCAAAAACAACTGAAAAAAGGAGAGTCTACTCGAAAAAACGTCTGTAAACAACTGCTGAAAGTACAAAAACTTCATCAAACCCTAGCGGATATAAGACAAGATTATCAAAACAAAATCGTGGCGTCACTGGTAAGAACCAAACCAGCTTATATCACGATCGAAGACTTGAATATACGGGGAATGATGAAGAATCGACACCTCTCAAAAGCCATCAGCAAGCAAGGTTTTTACACATTTAGAACCAAGTTGCAAACGAAAGCAACGCAACACCAGATTGAACTTCGTTTGGTTAGTCGTTGGTATCCAAGTTCTAAAACGTGCCATACCTGTAAGGCCATCAAGAAAGATTTGAAATTGAACGATCGAGTCTTTCTCTGTCCTTGTGGGTATTCTGCCGACCGTGACTTGAATGCCGCTTATAATTTGAGAGACGCATCGATCTATGAGGTAATTGCATAA
- a CDS encoding FUSC family protein — protein sequence MTIGNYRIGMRTLKTGLAVGLCLLLFHFLDREPPMIAALSAVFGLREDWQKSLKFGKTRIFGNSIGAIFAAFLVLLQQFSGQFFLVEMIGVPLSVILIIVFCDLTNYNNGIIGASAAFLIIYFSIPTDETVLYAFARIVDTFIGTFIAISVNRLIPGGPKPSDKFQT from the coding sequence ATGACTATTGGTAATTATCGTATCGGCATGCGCACACTCAAAACAGGATTAGCTGTTGGGTTGTGTCTTCTTTTATTTCATTTTCTCGATAGAGAACCTCCTATGATTGCTGCATTGTCAGCTGTCTTTGGTTTAAGGGAAGATTGGCAGAAAAGTTTAAAGTTTGGGAAAACAAGAATCTTTGGAAATTCTATTGGAGCTATTTTTGCTGCTTTTTTAGTGCTATTGCAACAATTTTCGGGTCAATTCTTTTTAGTCGAAATGATTGGTGTTCCTCTTAGTGTCATTCTGATCATTGTTTTTTGTGATCTAACTAATTATAACAACGGTATTATTGGAGCAAGTGCTGCTTTTTTAATCATCTATTTTAGTATACCGACTGATGAAACAGTGCTTTATGCTTTTGCCAGAATTGTGGATACTTTTATAGGAACTTTTATTGCTATTTCAGTTAACCGCCTGATTCCTGGTGGGCCAAAACCATCTGATAAGTTTCAAACCTGA
- a CDS encoding ABC transporter permease, whose protein sequence is MKKKALWKDIFKEMGKSKTRFLSIFAIITLGVAFFAGIKATGPDMIDTADHYYKETNLMDTKVVSTYGLNEDDQTILESIEGAAVTMSYSQDVIFEKSSLVAKLMGHSLNEETAQNKFAIESGRLPEKTGEIALDNNDKMTSAYKIGDTVTLSSEDEETILEDSFATTTFEVVGFVNSSKYIEKSARGASTVGKGTLDGFAVILEEDFNLEVYTEAYLSFEQNQSLVSYSSEYEDNIEEQMDQIEKAVEQRPEERLAEIRAEAQKEIDDGQAEIDDAKQQLADGQKQLDDAKATLDQGQADYDEGSAALETQIANAQATIDQKRQELEDGKAELAANEADLQVAQKQLIDARANFETEKAAAEQPLADGETFVENARAVLAMPIETVPVETQKSITQAATAVDPSLGESFTGYFAGVVPKSTVSAAVDGVAANFDETRAQLNAAEADLIANEKNITQGLADLEAAKTTLANGEAQLADAQEQLNQEKAKGEAELATALEKLTTGKTDYETALAEFKKESADAEKEIKDGEAELAEAKKDIEALELPEYYVLDRSTNPGYGEFSDNADRISAIAQVFPVFFFLIAALVCLTTMTRMVEEERLQIGTLKALGYSNWDISKKFLVYASVASVLGTIIGLVVGYQLFPQVIFDAYGSMYNLPDVRITYYISYAVISFIVAILGTVAAAYLATRVALKSSAATLMRPKAPKIGKRILLERIPFIWNKLGFIQKVTARNLFRYKQRMLMTVLGVAGCTALILTGFGISDSISDVADLQYGKVMKYDAIVALNTDASETDKSDYDEEIAKQTAIEESLKVSQESYTVDVEGVNTQTVTVFVPETTENFDHYVLLNDRSSGQTYSLPEEGAIISEKLAELIDVEKGDQLILTDTDNKEVEVVINEIVENYTGHYVYMNKDYYETRFGKAPEYTTELLNYGKGKVDEEALGSTLIEQPSVLSINFVSDVSGAFEETMGSLGVVTLVLIASAGLLAFVVLYNLTNINVSERERELSTIKVLGFFDKEVTMYIYRENIILTVMGIVVGSVLGIMLHSFVLDTSEIDQLMFSPTIQPLSYLYSAIITLVFSGIVMIAMHHKLKKVDMIEALKSVD, encoded by the coding sequence GTGAAAAAGAAAGCACTATGGAAAGATATTTTCAAAGAGATGGGGAAATCAAAAACACGATTTCTATCCATTTTTGCCATTATTACATTAGGAGTGGCCTTTTTTGCCGGAATCAAAGCAACCGGGCCAGATATGATCGATACAGCTGATCATTATTATAAAGAGACAAACCTAATGGATACAAAAGTAGTATCCACGTACGGACTTAACGAGGACGACCAAACAATATTAGAAAGTATCGAAGGTGCAGCTGTAACCATGAGTTATAGTCAAGATGTCATTTTTGAGAAGAGCAGTTTAGTTGCTAAATTAATGGGTCACTCTTTAAATGAGGAAACAGCACAAAACAAATTTGCCATCGAATCTGGACGTTTGCCAGAAAAAACGGGTGAAATTGCTTTAGATAACAATGATAAGATGACCAGTGCTTACAAAATCGGAGATACGGTCACTCTTTCTTCAGAAGACGAAGAAACAATATTAGAGGATTCGTTTGCCACAACAACTTTCGAAGTAGTCGGTTTTGTGAACAGCTCGAAATACATTGAAAAATCTGCAAGAGGTGCTAGTACGGTCGGAAAAGGAACATTAGACGGATTTGCTGTTATTCTTGAAGAAGACTTCAATTTAGAAGTTTATACAGAGGCTTATCTATCTTTTGAACAGAATCAGTCACTTGTGTCCTATTCGTCAGAGTATGAGGACAATATCGAGGAACAGATGGATCAAATTGAAAAGGCAGTTGAACAAAGACCAGAAGAACGCTTAGCTGAAATTCGTGCCGAAGCTCAAAAAGAGATCGATGATGGACAAGCTGAAATTGACGATGCCAAGCAGCAATTAGCCGATGGTCAAAAACAGTTGGACGATGCTAAAGCAACTCTGGATCAAGGCCAAGCAGACTACGATGAAGGATCGGCTGCTTTAGAAACGCAAATAGCTAATGCTCAAGCTACGATCGATCAAAAACGTCAAGAATTAGAGGATGGGAAAGCCGAATTAGCCGCAAATGAAGCTGATTTACAAGTAGCCCAAAAGCAGCTTATTGATGCCCGTGCTAATTTTGAAACAGAAAAAGCAGCTGCAGAGCAACCCTTAGCTGATGGAGAAACATTTGTTGAAAATGCCAGAGCAGTGTTAGCCATGCCAATTGAAACTGTGCCAGTTGAAACACAAAAAAGCATTACTCAAGCTGCTACTGCTGTTGACCCTTCGCTGGGAGAATCCTTTACAGGTTACTTTGCTGGAGTTGTTCCAAAGAGCACAGTTTCAGCTGCAGTAGATGGAGTCGCTGCAAATTTTGACGAAACACGCGCTCAATTAAATGCAGCCGAAGCAGATCTGATAGCCAATGAAAAAAATATTACACAAGGATTGGCTGATCTTGAAGCTGCCAAAACAACTCTTGCTAACGGCGAAGCTCAATTAGCTGATGCTCAAGAACAGTTGAACCAAGAAAAAGCCAAAGGTGAAGCTGAACTAGCTACAGCCCTTGAAAAACTAACAACAGGAAAAACAGATTATGAAACAGCACTGGCTGAATTTAAAAAAGAATCGGCAGATGCTGAAAAAGAAATTAAAGATGGCGAAGCAGAACTTGCAGAAGCTAAAAAAGACATCGAAGCGCTAGAATTGCCCGAATATTATGTGCTCGACCGCTCAACAAATCCTGGATATGGTGAATTCAGTGATAATGCAGACAGAATATCGGCTATTGCGCAAGTATTCCCCGTCTTCTTTTTCTTGATCGCCGCATTGGTTTGTTTGACCACGATGACTCGGATGGTAGAAGAAGAACGATTGCAAATTGGAACCTTAAAAGCTTTAGGGTATTCAAATTGGGATATTTCTAAAAAGTTCCTAGTATATGCCTCAGTAGCAAGTGTTTTAGGAACGATCATAGGCTTAGTTGTCGGATATCAATTATTCCCTCAAGTTATCTTTGACGCATATGGTTCAATGTATAATCTGCCAGACGTTCGGATAACCTATTACATCAGTTATGCAGTTATTTCCTTTATAGTGGCAATTCTTGGTACCGTCGCAGCAGCTTATCTAGCTACACGTGTAGCTTTGAAAAGTTCGGCAGCTACATTGATGCGTCCAAAAGCACCTAAAATAGGAAAACGTATTTTATTAGAACGTATTCCATTTATCTGGAATAAGCTTGGTTTTATTCAAAAAGTAACAGCACGGAACCTTTTCCGGTACAAACAACGTATGTTGATGACGGTTTTAGGTGTCGCAGGCTGTACAGCATTGATTTTAACGGGGTTTGGTATATCGGATTCTATTTCAGATGTGGCAGATCTACAGTATGGCAAGGTTATGAAATATGATGCCATTGTGGCTCTCAATACAGATGCAAGCGAAACTGATAAATCGGATTATGATGAAGAAATAGCTAAACAAACGGCTATTGAAGAGTCATTAAAAGTTAGTCAAGAAAGTTACACAGTAGATGTTGAAGGGGTCAATACACAAACCGTTACCGTTTTTGTTCCTGAAACAACTGAAAACTTTGATCATTACGTTCTCTTAAACGACCGTTCTTCTGGTCAAACCTATTCGTTACCCGAAGAAGGTGCGATCATCAGTGAAAAATTAGCTGAACTGATCGATGTTGAAAAGGGCGATCAATTGATTTTGACCGACACAGATAATAAAGAAGTAGAAGTAGTCATAAATGAGATCGTTGAAAACTACACTGGTCACTATGTGTATATGAATAAAGACTATTATGAAACAAGATTCGGAAAAGCACCTGAATATACAACGGAATTATTAAACTATGGCAAAGGCAAAGTAGACGAAGAAGCCCTAGGATCCACTTTGATAGAACAACCAAGTGTTTTATCGATCAACTTTGTAAGTGATGTCAGTGGAGCATTTGAAGAAACAATGGGAAGTTTAGGAGTCGTTACATTGGTATTGATCGCCTCAGCGGGTTTACTGGCTTTTGTGGTGTTATACAATTTGACCAATATCAACGTTTCTGAACGTGAACGCGAATTGTCCACTATCAAAGTGTTAGGCTTTTTCGATAAAGAAGTGACTATGTATATTTATCGTGAAAATATTATTCTTACTGTAATGGGTATTGTCGTTGGTTCAGTATTAGGTATCATGCTGCACAGTTTCGTATTAGACACATCAGAAATCGATCAACTCATGTTTAGCCCAACGATTCAACCATTGAGCTATCTTTACTCAGCAATCATAACCCTCGTATTCTCCGGAATCGTTATGATCGCCATGCATCACAAACTCAAAAAAGTCGACATGATCGAAGCCCTAAAATCAGTAGATTAA
- a CDS encoding ABC transporter ATP-binding protein, with product MSFVEIKNEFKRYKMGDSVIAANDGISFEIEKGEFAVIVGPSGAGKSTVLNILGGMDSADEGQILVDGIDVANFNTKRLTQYRRDDVGFVFQFYNLVPNLTAIENVELASEISTKSLDAKKVLEDVGLGNRLDNFPAQLSGGEQQRVAIARALAKQPKLLLCDEPTGALDYETGKQVLKLLQDTCKNTGTTVIVITHNKAIAPMADRMIEINNAKVRSVTINDNPMSVEDIEW from the coding sequence ATGTCTTTTGTAGAAATAAAAAATGAGTTTAAACGATACAAAATGGGTGATTCAGTTATCGCCGCAAATGATGGTATCTCATTTGAAATCGAAAAAGGGGAGTTTGCAGTAATCGTTGGACCAAGTGGTGCTGGGAAATCAACAGTACTCAATATTCTAGGTGGGATGGACTCAGCAGATGAAGGGCAGATACTTGTTGATGGAATAGACGTTGCCAACTTCAACACAAAACGGCTCACGCAATACCGACGCGATGATGTTGGGTTTGTTTTTCAATTTTATAATTTAGTTCCCAATTTGACTGCTATCGAAAATGTGGAACTGGCATCAGAAATCTCAACTAAATCGTTGGATGCTAAAAAAGTTTTAGAAGATGTAGGACTAGGCAATCGCTTAGACAATTTTCCAGCTCAATTATCTGGTGGGGAACAACAGCGAGTGGCAATTGCTAGAGCTTTAGCTAAACAGCCCAAACTACTGTTATGCGATGAACCAACTGGAGCATTAGATTATGAAACTGGAAAACAAGTATTAAAATTATTGCAAGACACCTGCAAAAATACAGGCACAACTGTTATTGTCATTACACACAACAAAGCAATCGCTCCAATGGCTGACCGGATGATTGAAATAAACAATGCAAAAGTACGTAGTGTGACGATCAATGATAACCCTATGTCCGTAGAAGATATCGAATGGTAA
- a CDS encoding amino acid permease, protein MSYFRKKPLEATERPSNLKRELKTMDLILLGLGAIVGTGIFVITGTAAALTAGPALIVSFVIAAFSCVLSALCYAEFASRIPVAGGAYSYGYTVFGELIGWLVGWLMICEYLLANASVASGWSGYMNGFLDGIGLGLPIALRSSFDVETGSYVDVIAVLITFLVTYIVIQGAKKALRLNNIMVFVKFGLIILFIVVGAFYVKPENWTPFAPFGFEGVATGAAVVFFAFLGFDAVSTAAEETKNPRRDIPRGIIGSLGIATVLYIAVTLVLTGIVPYEQLDIKDPVAFAIRFIGQDFIAGIISVGAIATLLTVLISMTYGLGRLIYAIGRDGLLPKKLSEVDPKTKSPKNATQLAGSVSAVLAGIVPLGKLAELTNIVTLMIFVILAIGIIKLRKDHGEPKEGEFRVPFVPIFPIISVLVCVYLMIQLSLSVWIAFIIWLALGVVFYLIYGYQHSELNGE, encoded by the coding sequence ATGAGTTATTTTAGAAAGAAACCTTTAGAGGCAACTGAAAGGCCGTCAAATTTAAAAAGAGAGCTAAAAACGATGGATTTAATTTTACTCGGTTTAGGTGCAATCGTCGGAACTGGAATTTTTGTGATCACGGGAACAGCCGCTGCATTAACAGCTGGACCGGCATTGATCGTATCATTCGTTATAGCGGCTTTTTCGTGTGTCCTATCAGCTTTATGTTACGCAGAATTTGCTTCTCGAATTCCTGTAGCAGGCGGAGCTTATTCTTATGGCTACACTGTTTTTGGAGAATTGATTGGCTGGTTGGTCGGTTGGCTGATGATTTGTGAATATTTATTGGCAAATGCATCAGTAGCCTCCGGTTGGTCAGGCTATATGAACGGGTTTTTAGATGGGATCGGTCTGGGATTGCCCATCGCATTACGTTCTTCTTTTGATGTTGAGACTGGATCTTATGTAGATGTAATTGCGGTATTGATTACATTCTTAGTTACCTATATCGTGATCCAAGGTGCTAAAAAGGCCTTACGTCTAAACAATATCATGGTATTTGTTAAATTCGGCTTGATCATATTATTTATTGTTGTAGGCGCATTTTATGTTAAACCAGAAAATTGGACACCATTTGCTCCCTTTGGCTTTGAAGGAGTAGCGACAGGAGCAGCTGTCGTGTTCTTTGCTTTCTTAGGTTTTGACGCTGTTAGTACGGCTGCAGAAGAAACCAAAAATCCACGCAGAGATATTCCAAGAGGGATCATCGGTTCACTTGGTATCGCTACTGTGTTGTATATTGCTGTGACTTTAGTGCTGACGGGAATCGTCCCTTACGAACAGTTAGACATTAAAGATCCGGTTGCATTTGCCATACGCTTTATTGGACAAGATTTTATTGCAGGTATTATTTCTGTAGGAGCAATAGCAACCCTTTTAACGGTACTTATTTCAATGACTTATGGATTAGGTCGTTTGATCTATGCTATTGGACGAGATGGATTGCTTCCAAAGAAACTCAGTGAAGTAGACCCAAAAACAAAAAGTCCTAAAAATGCGACTCAGTTAGCGGGATCAGTTTCAGCTGTACTTGCGGGTATTGTTCCGCTTGGTAAGTTAGCAGAATTAACAAATATTGTAACATTGATGATATTTGTTATTCTTGCTATCGGAATCATTAAATTGCGTAAAGACCACGGTGAACCAAAAGAAGGAGAATTTAGAGTACCATTTGTACCAATTTTCCCAATTATTTCGGTTCTTGTCTGCGTGTACCTTATGATCCAATTATCGTTATCAGTTTGGATCGCCTTCATTATTTGGTTAGCTTTAGGCGTAGTTTTCTATCTCATTTATGGGTACCAACACAGTGAATTAAATGGCGAGTAA